The stretch of DNA GGTTTTAAAATTTGTAACCTGGCTGGGCACATTACAGGCTcacgccttgtaatcccagcactttgggagactggggcaggtggatcacctgaagtcaggagtttgagaccagtctggccaacatggagaaaccccgtctctactaaaaatacaaaaatgagcgcGGTGTGGAGGCAggtgctactcgggaggctgaggcaggagaattgcttgaacctgggaagcagaggttgcagtgagccaagatcgccactgaactccagactgagGGGATAGAACAAgagtctgtctccaaataaataaattaaattaaatttgtgaCCCaaatacttttctgtatttttatttctcaaatgtaaAAAACTAGCTGTAAAAATGTTTCATTGGAACAAACCAGAAACCGACTCAAAAAGAATGCAAATACCTGAATAGTCTAATAACTTATAGAAGATGTTCCAACACATCAAAGATCCATCCATTCAAAAGGCACCAAGCCCAGCCAGTTTTATGGTTTTTTACCTAATGTTCCAGAAACAGTGTCCTAACTAATACAATGAGGATAGCATAATCGTGATAAAAAAATCAGAGCCAGATTATTAACCTCCCAAATTCAGCAGTGTATTAAACCACATCATCTTGCTTGAGTGAGGTTTATAAAAGGAGTGCATTCATGATTCCTCAGGAAGGCAATTTAtataaagtacagtaaaaaatcaaatgagaaaagtCTTCATCTGTATAGTGTAAAGCTTAAAGTTcagctgacaaaaaaaaaaaatagtaaaatttattatatattttttcaaatccttGTAAACTAGGAATAAAACAGAATTTCCAAACATCATTAGAATGAAGAAAGAACATTCACCTTAGTCAAAAACAACTCAGAATGTACACTATCAGGTTCTAGTtcacagaataaaatttaaatgttcaaAAAAGGAATGCAAATGTCAATGGTAATAGATTATACAACTGTCTACTTAGAAATTTCAAGGAGGGCCACAGACAAATTTAGAATTAACACTCAAGAACACACTGGTCCCCCGGAACCCCACCCCGCTTCCCAGGCCTGTGACCGAAGGCGTGCGCATGCGCGAGCCTGGCGCAGGCTCGTGGGACGCACCGCAGGAAGATGGCAGCCCTGAGTTTCCCCACGCCATTGCACGGACACGTGGGCCGCGGCACCTTCAGCGACGTGTACGAGCCCGCGGAGGACACGTTCCTGCTTTTGGACGTGCTCGAGGCAGCGGCTGCCGAGCTGGCAGGGTGCGAGGAGGGATGGGGCTCTGACGGGAGAGGGCTGGGGCGTTCTGAAGAAGTGGCGATGGCGGAGGACTGGGACGGTGGTTGTCGCCGCCCTGAGCCGGAGGAGGCGGGGTCCACTTGCAGATGATTGACAGCAGGACGCCCTAACTGAGTATTTTCCTGTGGATACAAGTAATGAGTGTGCCGAGGACACATCTCCTTTGCCAGGCAGCTGCTCTGGTTTCGAGCTCCCGATACCATGCAAAGACGTACCTTTTCCTGTCACATGTTAATCTGAAGAACACCAGTCCCTGAGAGAAGCGGTAGTGTAACACGTTTGGAAACAAAGTGTTCTGAAAACATTGCTtattgatattaatttttaaagcattaaatatTGAAATTTCGTGGTATTGAGTTACTCAGCACATAGAAAGCACCCTCTAGCAATGGAAGGACCCAAACATGAAAGAAAGTTATGTTACTGGAgtggggaaatatttttaaacccatCGAATAGCATAGTCTATCACCAGCCAGTCCTCACATGTGGCTACAGAGCACTTGAAGTGTGGCTAGTGATAATgaggaatttttcatttaattgttaccaaaaaaatttaaaaagttacatgCTGCTAGCAGATCATAGTCTACCCTAGCACTTTACAACGATTTCAATGGATTTGTTGAAGTGATCGCCATCTATTTTAAATCAATAGCAGAAAGAATGAATACTGACGTTGTGATTTTTAAATCCAAGGAATTTGAGTTGTTAGATTTGTTTGAAGATAAGACTTGAACTGGATTTCCTCAGCATGGAACAAACAGCTGTCAGGTTTCAAAGAtctatattgtatttatttatcccTCTTAAATTTGGTCCTATTTTTCCACGTATAAAATGCCCCAGCTCTTATTAAACTTGTCTTTCATTGTAGATGATGGAACGTTTGGATTTACTGGAATACAGAGTGGAACAGGACTGTTTTataacttgtctttttttctctagatAGCCCAGAAAGATTTACGAGCACAAACTGCACTGCAAAATATGCTGTAAAAGGAACCGATTTGGTTATAAAGCCTTGGGTTATTTCTAGTCCTGGAATTCTAATTATTTATGAGACCATGATAGTTATTTTCAAAGAGAAGCCACCTGGTGAGATTCACAGACCTTACTACCACCTAGTAAAGACTTGTCAGATGTGCAGACTGGTTCCAAAAGTTTAAAACCTCTGGAGCTTGTTGCTGGGTAGTTATTTGGGGAGTTTAGTGCTAAAAATTTCCCTAAATGCCATCAAGCTGATCTTGTAATGGGGATAATTTATGCTTTTGATGCATGTATAACATTATACAGGCCTGGCACTGTGGttgtcctaactacttgggaggctgaggtgggaggatcacttgagcccaggagttaaaggctgcagtaagctatggtggcaccactacactctagcctaggtgacagagcaagaggctgtctctaaaaaagaaacaacttccAAGATTATagtcaagaaaataaatttaatggaaAGATAAAATACAGTAGAATGAAGATTTTATAGTTAACAGCATTCTAAGATGGTTAACATTTGAAAAGCAGCAGATACAATTTTCCCAATTAGCATATAGCTGTACAGAAAAGGAATTCTTGTCCTGCTCTAAGTCTATTATTAGGGGACATTTTAATTCTCTAGGATATACGGCTCTATGAATGTTAGGTATTAAAAGATAGAGgtacttttttcaaaaataaattttgtaataatACAAACCCTACCATTTTAGGAAATACTAAGCTAAGAGCTTATTGTGTGAAGGAATGATGTCTTTCATATTAATATTTCCAACCCTAGAGTAACATTTTTCAATACTTTTTAATGTAATGATTTGTTGAAATTAACTGAAAGCCATGTTTGGTAATATATAACTTTTATGGACTTAATATAACATactcaaaatagtaataattttgaGTTACACAATATTAAGTACAAAGTAGTTGTCAGAGCTTAtgaatttcctttctgtttttgtatatttGCAAGTGAGTGATGATGCTAGAGAAATATACATGCTAGAAATAAAACTAGCACAAGAGTTTTCTGTTAAGAGTATTTTGATTCTActgtaataatatttattttggttttttttttagagtggaAATATGCCTGGAAGTAGGGGCAGGGTCTGGTGTAGTTTCTGCATTCCTAGCCTCTATGATAGGTCCTCAGGCTTTGTACATGTAAGTATATCATATTCATGTAGATCTTCCACTGACAGGTTAACTATGATAACtcgaatgaaataatttttaagtaaacaCTATGTATCTTATAGTATTTAAGTGTAGTAAGAACCCAGATTACAGATTATGCTTCTCTAAAGATTATTACTTTATGTTTCAAACTGCTCCATCATACAGCATAATTATAGAAGCAGCATAATTTTAGATCATCTCTAAATTTGATTTGTTTCTTAGGTAAATAATTTGAtaattataagaaatttaaagttgcttaaatttatttatagaaaaattagagaatatagaaaagtataaagaagaaaattaaaatcacctgTAAATTTTACCATACATAGTCCAActgtgtttccttctttttttttttcatttcctatgtttttaatttaattttctctaataAGCATTTTCCTATCAAAAATTcctttcaaatttcatttttggtGACTACATATTACTCCTTCATTggatgtatcagaatttcataaATTCCTtcagatgtgtgtgcatgtatctgcATTCTTCTACTCTTGGACATTGTATCAGTATAGCAGTCTTTTTCATCAATTGAACAAAtccttgttctctttttctttgccattattgaaagcattctattttttttctaaatctcttCTGGGTAGAATTAATGGAGCATCCCTTGAAATTATTCAGTAACAGATTTGCCTTGTGGACATAGGATATAGTTTCCTTCCATTTCTGTTTATAGGTGCACTGATGTCAACCCTGAGGCAGCAGCTTGTACCCTAGAGACAGCACGCTGTAACGGAGTCCACATTCAACCAGTTATTACAGATTTGGTAAGCTATTAATCTTTGTCCAATGATAATTTTATGTTCAAATAAGGTTAAGATGTTTTAGGACAAAGATACTTTGGTAAGTAATTAACTTTTGACCCACTAAAAAGTATACCCCATACCCCATACAATGTAATTCTTCATTGATGTAATCCATCTTTTCCACAATTCAAAAGGAATTTATATTAACTTATGTGAATCAGGCTTCTTTAGTCAGAAGTGACAGTGAACCCAGTTCAAACTGAcgtaaatacaaaaagttagtccAGGTGtaggctcatgcctttaatcccagcactctgggatgccaaggcaggacaattgcttgagcccaggagttcaagaccagcatgtacaatatagtaagacctcatttctacaaaaaataaaaattaaaaaaaacacctgggtgtggttgtgcacacctgtggtgccagctacttgggaggctgaggtgggaggatcgcttgagcctgggaagtcgaggctgccataagccatgagccatgatcatgcctctgcactccagcctgggggacagaacaaggccttgtctcaaaaaaaaaaaaaagaaaagaaaagaaaagaaaatgatggctTCAGCACAGCTACTTCCAGGAATTCAAATAATGTTGTAGACATCTTTTTCTTATCTCTGAACTTCTTTCTGGTGGTTCTATTCCTAGGCAGTCTTTCCCTTCATGGTAACAAGATGTTTGCATATCTATATCTTATTTCTCAGCGACTTCCCAAGGAAAGAATCCCTTTCTATTCAGTTACTCTGGAAGAGGCCCCAGATGAGTATTATTTGGATCAACTTGGATTATGTGCCTATCTCTCAACCTTTTGCTGTGGCCAAAGGAGATTTGAGTATGGAGATGATTGGCTTCAACCTGGCTCACAGTCCCATCCCAGGAGCTGGGTTGGGATAAACCCTGCTCAGGCCACTTAGATCAAGAATGATGGGAGGTAGAGCTTCCCTAACAAAAGTCAAGGAAATTAAATCAGAAGAAAGGGGCAGTGGGTCCTCAGTAGAAAGGGGCAGTGGGTCCTCAGTAGAAAGGGGCAGTGGGTCCTCAGTAGAACTGCACAACCATCATTGTAAGAAGTTAACATCACACATTTTCAAGCGGcagttgttaaaatattttatataagtaagttaattttaaatttgtgggtttttaatttatatgtgtGATATACCTTTTTataggcaaaaataataatagcatgcATCAGGTAGacatatgaaatacaaaatacttcTGTGTTCCTTAACCTGCACTTTTCTTATGATGAGGGtagctttcctgttttttttttttttaatttacaaatgatTTTGTACCTTAGAAGGAATTACACTAAAGagataagaaattattttcatattattataaGTTGTTACTGCTAATAAAAACTAGAGAATCAAGACAGGCACTCCAGTGATTTACATGAGATTCatggggtgatttttttttaattttaaaaatttctttctttttttttttctttgagacagagtctcactctgtcacccaggctgaagtgtagtggcaaaatctcagctcactgcaacctctgcctcctgggttgaagcagttctcctgcctcagcctcccaggattacaggcacccaccactgcgcctggctagtttttgtatttttagtagagactgggttccatcatgttggccatggttggccaggctggtctcaaactcttgacctcaggtgatccacccacctcagcctcccagagtgctgggattacaggggtgagccaccaagcctggcctaaaATGTCTTTAATGTGTCCATAATTAGTATTAAGTGTTTTTGATAGAATGGTGAAACACCAGGGATAGAAGAAATTATAGAACAATATCCAGTAAATTATAGTAGGTATATGTAGAGACATGGGAAAATtgtgaaaatattagcaaatatacTTGCAAACTTGTATCCAGGTCTATATTGATTATACAGAATTAGAGTTTGCTTCCTTATTTCATCTTCTAAACGTGAACCcagagtataaatatatatgctgtTGAGGAGTACAGGCTTTTTATATTCATTCTGATAAATagtctaattttcatatttttatttaattgcatatattatttatctgagtgaaaatttaaaaatatttaacttcattTCTCTCCACAAGTGCAGCCCCAACACATTATTTTCCCAAAAATATGGgagatgatttttaaagattGATTTATCAATTATTTAATTCAGAGTTTAATGTAAAATTCTCACTGTTGAATACATTTAGGTTAAAGGCTTGCTACCAAGATTGAAGGAAAAAGTTGATCTTCTGGTGTTTAACCCCCCCTATGTAGTGACTCCGTCTGAAGAGGTAAAACATACaacaaaatgtaattattaatattttcaattattttgtttgtaaaatCAAATGAATGACAGTCTATGACGTCAGTCAGCTGCTACTATCACAGACTACTCTGATTTTACTCCTAATTGTCAGCAATTGGGTCCTATTAATAGACCGAGGAAAGGAACCTTTGATGGAAATACAAACTATGATAcatatttatcattaaaaatcaCATTCAAATCAGGCCATGGagtttatattcatatatttgactatatatgtacatatatattatatcctttatcatgaataaaaaaatttacaaaacaaaatgttttaactggctgggtgtggtggttcacacctgtaatcccagcactttgggaggccaaagcgggcagattacctgaggtcaagagttcaagaccatcctggccaacatggtgaaaccccgtctctactaaaattataaaaattagccaggcgtggtggcacacacctggaatcccagctacttaggaggctgaggcaggagaatttcttgcgcctgggagacggaggttacagtgagccaagactggccactgctctccagcctggctggcagagtgagactccgtctcaaaaaaaaaaaaatgttttaaccaaCGTTAAATTCACGTGGGAATTCCTTCTGAACGTTTCAGGTTTCCTACTTTCTCAGGTATTTCTAAAAAGTGGAAGAGTGGAACCAATTCTCATTTCAGATagggaaaagaaataatcttgaaatatattaattttttaaatctcagtgaTGAAGAGGTAAACAACATTAATCTTTTCCCAGGAATGGTCAAAGTTTAATAATGGGCTAAGACTCGCTTTCCTttcattattatgttttttattctttgataATTATTCCCTGGCAAGGCTGGTAAACATTACATTCACCTCAACACCAAGATGGGAAAGATTCATTTGACTACTGTTGCTACTGATGGCAGTTAAACAGTGAAGAAGCTATTGCTCTGCTGCTGATGAACTCATATGACAAGGAAGTCATAAGGTGAACAGCAGTTGAGGGAAATGCAGCTTAATGAAGCTCTTTAGAAAAGCATTATCAAACTGGTGGGAAGACTAATCAATGAAAAGGAGATTCTGGGAACATGGTGACCTGAATGGGTTTCCTTTCTTCCATGTTTCTAGCCCAGTGCTTCTGAGCCTTACAGATACTGGGACATATAGATGATTGAGTGTAGGCAGTGCCTTGGGCTTTTCTGCTGTTCCAAAGGAGTGAAAAACTGTCATATTCTCATGAGCTGCGCAATTAGCTAGAAAGCAGGATCAAAATACAACACAGCAAAGATGTCTTGGAgcttcaaaatatgttttatacaGTAAAACATTAGGcagtaaattaaaaaagaatgtgatcACTGTGAAGACCTGAATCAGTGGTCTGGAAACCCAATGAAAGAAAGATTTCAGTGCACAGAGCATGAAAATATGGAGAAGAATTCAAAAAGGTAAAAGAGACTCAGAGATTAGATCCAGGAAAcattatatacaaataataagAGTTTGTGTTTATAACAAGCTGTGGCTATACTTACTAATATATCCAGAAACATGAAATTAGATGCTGTTGATTTGTGCCAGCAGCACAAATAGGGAGTTTAGCCcaggagaaaagcagagagaatgcCAGGAAGAGGAAGTTTTCAGATGGAAAGtcttaaagaaaaacagaggaaatGATACATTTCCTAATATGATTCACTTTGTGGAAAATTGTATTGAGAAGCTTATGATAGGTGTGGGAATAATCAGAgtcaaaaaaaattaagcaaatggaCCTAGTGAATGCCCCTTAACAGCCAACTAAGATGTAACTTTTCTCCTGGAAAATATTATATAGCtcttaaaagaatgaatttacagtagagacagggtttcatcacattggccaggctggtcttgaactcctgacctcaagttatccacctgctttggcctcccaa from Callithrix jacchus isolate 240 chromosome 21, calJac240_pri, whole genome shotgun sequence encodes:
- the HEMK2 gene encoding methyltransferase HEMK2 isoform X1, producing MAALSFPTPLHGHVGRGTFSDVYEPAEDTFLLLDVLEAAAAELAGVEICLEVGAGSGVVSAFLASMIGPQALYMCTDVNPEAAACTLETARCNGVHIQPVITDLVKGLLPRLKEKVDLLVFNPPYVVTPSEEVGSHGIEAAWAGGRHGREVMDRFFPLVSDLLSPRGLFYLVTIKQNNPDSPNQTKLYIQWKADQRLKNAIFCLLPTSNVEAPTLSCPDLPDRTNAHLTHTD
- the HEMK2 gene encoding methyltransferase HEMK2 isoform X2, whose protein sequence is MAALSFPTPLHGHVGRGTFSDVYEPAEDTFLLLDVLEAAAAELAGVEICLEVGAGSGVVSAFLASMIGPQALYMCTDVNPEAAACTLETARCNGVHIQPVITDLVKGLLPRLKEKVDLLVFNPPYVVTPSEEVGSHGIEAAWAGGRHGREVMDRFFPLVSDLLSPRGLFYLVTIKQNNPEEILKIMKTKGLQGTTALSRQAGQEILSVLKFTRS
- the HEMK2 gene encoding methyltransferase HEMK2 isoform X5; this encodes MAALSFPTPLHGHVGRGTFSDVYEPAEDTFLLLDVLEAAAAELAGVEICLEVGAGSGVVSAFLASMIGPQALYMCTDVNPEAAACTLETARCNGVHIQPVITDLVKGLLPRLKEKVDLLVFNPPYVVTPSEEVKHTTKCRKSRNRSSLGWWQTWSGSHGQVFSPGFRSPFTKRIILFSYH
- the HEMK2 gene encoding methyltransferase HEMK2 isoform X4, which produces MAALSFPTPLHGHVGRGTFSDVYEPAEDTFLLLDVLEAAAAELAGVEICLEVGAGSGVVSAFLASMIGPQALYMCTDVNPEAAACTLETARCNGVHIQPVITDLVGSHGIEAAWAGGRHGREVMDRFFPLVSDLLSPRGLFYLVTIKQNNPEEILKIMKTKGLQGTTALSRQAGQEILSVLKFTRS
- the HEMK2 gene encoding methyltransferase HEMK2 isoform X3 is translated as MAALSFPTPLHGHVGRGTFSDVYEPAEDTFLLLDVLEAAAAELAGVEICLEVGAGSGVVSAFLASMIGPQALYMCTDVNPEAAACTLETARCNGVHIQPVITDLVGSHGIEAAWAGGRHGREVMDRFFPLVSDLLSPRGLFYLVTIKQNNPDSPNQTKLYIQWKADQRLKNAIFCLLPTSNVEAPTLSCPDLPDRTNAHLTHTD